From Ficedula albicollis isolate OC2 chromosome 5, FicAlb1.5, whole genome shotgun sequence, one genomic window encodes:
- the KCNJ11 gene encoding ATP-sensitive inward rectifier potassium channel 11 has translation MLSRKGIIPEEYVLTRLAEDVPDHARYRARERRARFVGKNGACNVAHKNIREQGRFLQDVFTTLVDLKWPHTLLIFTMSFLCSWLLFGMVWWLIAFAHGDLDHSTRLQRDPAEGAAAFVPCVTSIHSFTSAFLFSIEVQVTIGFGGRMVTEECPAAILVLIVQNIVGLVINAIMLGCIFMKTSQAHRRAETLIFSKHAVIALREGRLCFMLRVGDLRKSMIISATIRMQVVKKTASLEGEVVPLNQIDIQMENPVGGNSIFLVSPLIIYHVIDKNSPLYDISPMNLHHHEDLEIIVILEGVVETTGITTQARTSYLADEILWGQRFVPIVAEEDGRYSVDYSKFGNTVKVPTPSCTARQLEEDKSIMDTMPLSPKGTIRKRSVKLKPKFTISEEPS, from the coding sequence ATGCTCTCCAGGAAGGGGATCATCCCCGAGGAGTACGTGCTGACCCGGCTGGCCGAGGATGTGCCGGATCACGCCCGGTACCGCGCGCGGGAGCGCCGGGCGCGCTTCGTGGGCAAGAACGGCGCCTGCAATGTGGCCCATAAGAACATCCGCGAGCAGGGGCGCTTCCTGCAGGATGTCTTCACCACGCTGGTGGACCTCAAGTGGCCGCACACGCTGCTCATCTTCACCATGTCGTTCCTGTGCAGCTGGCTGCTCTTCGGCATGGTCTGGTGGCTCATCGCCTTCGCCCACGGCGACCTGGACCACAGCACCCGGCTGCAGCGGGACCCCGCCGAGGGCGCGGCCGCCTTCGTGCCCTGCGTGACCAGCATCCACTCCTTCACCTCCGCCTTCCTCTTCTCCATCGAGGTGCAGGTGACCATCGGCTTCGGGGGCCGCATGGTGACGGAGGAGTGCCCGGCCGCCATCCTGGTGCTGATCGTGCAGAACATCGTGGGGCTGGTGATCAACGCCATCATGCTGGGCTGCATCTTCATGAAGACGTCGCAGGCGCACCGGCGGGCGGAGACGCTCATCTTCAGCAAGCACGCGGTGATCGCCCTGCGAGAGGGCCGCCTCTGCTTCATGCTGCGGGTGGGCGACCTCCGCAAGAGCATGATCATCAGTGCCACCATCCGCATGCAGGTGGTGAAGAAGACCGCCAGCCTGGAGGGGGAGGTGGTGCCCCTCAACCAGATCGACATCCAGATGGAGAACCCCGTGGGGGGCAACAGCATCTTCCTGGTCTCGCCGCTCATCATCTACCACGTCATAGACAAGAACAGCCCCCTCTACGACATCTCCCCCATGAACCTGCACCACCACGAGGACCTGGAGATCATCGTCATCCTGGAGGGGGTGGTGGAGACCACCGGCATCACCACCCAGGCCAGGACCTCCTACCTGGCCGACGAGATCCTCTGGGGCCAGAGGTTTGTGCCCATCGTGGCCGAGGAGGACGGGCGGTACTCGGTGGACTACTCGAAATTTGGCAACACCGTGAAAGTGCCCACGCCCTCGTGCACTgccaggcagctggaggaggacaAGAGCATCATGGACACCATGCCACTGTCCCCGAAAGGCACGATAAGGAAAAGGTCTGTCAAGCTAAAGCCCAAGTTTACCATAAGCGAAGAGCCTTCCTGA